One region of Armigeres subalbatus isolate Guangzhou_Male chromosome 3, GZ_Asu_2, whole genome shotgun sequence genomic DNA includes:
- the LOC134219221 gene encoding acylpyruvase FAHD1, mitochondrial gives MSQNFFKSTRKIIGAGVNYKEILRLTNASKPDSPVIFFKPISTLISTEEDTIKVPKVFGAINYEAELGVVIGKKCNNVSPDQALNYVAGYCLALDMTGMDFILDARPKGLPWCLGKGFDTSTPVSRLITPEELENPNDVRVWCKVNDQLRQDDKTSNLIFTISELIAYTSKYMTLEENDLILTGTPAGAGPVRDGDVLECGIGDIIQMKFNVKDE, from the exons ATGTCGCAAAACTTCTTCAAATCCACGCGCAAAATTATTGGCGCTGGCGTAAATTACAA AGAGATCTTACGGCTGACAAATGCTTCTAAACCAGACAGTCCGGTGATATTCTTCAAGCCAATTTCCACGCTGATTTCGACTGAAGAAGACACTATCAAG GTTCCCAAGGTTTTCGGCGCCATTAACTACGAAGCCGAGCTGGGAGTGGTCATTGGGAAGAAGTGCAACAATGTGAGCCCTGATCAGGCCTTGAACTATGTGGCCGGTTACTGCCTAGCACTGGACATGACCGGCAtggatttcattctggatgcCAGGCCGAAGGGGCTACCCTGGTGTTTGGGGAAAGGATTTGACACATCCACGCCGGTGAGCAGACTCATAACTCCCGAAGAGTTGGAGAATCCTAACGATGTGCGGGTGTGGTGCAAAGTGAACGATCAACTTAGGCAGGATGATAAGACGAGTAATCTGATTTTCACT atcTCGGAACTGATTGCCTACACGTCCAAATACATGACGTTGGAGGAAAACGATCTGATACTCACAGGAACCCCCGCTGGAGCAGGGCCCGTTCGAGATGGAGATGTGCTCGAGTGTGGGATTGGTGATATTATTCAAATGAAGTTCAACGTCAAAGATGAGTAA